Proteins from one Erysipelothrix larvae genomic window:
- a CDS encoding DUF6431 domain-containing protein: MITVFSNTFNNKQFSQKEYYKFLNSINPKTIPCPCCSKTDTLIRYGYYPKTIITGRLTIVVEIARFFCNQCKRTHAIIPSNLLPYFQLSVPTIEIILTHELDSTLLTDIDESTYIRIKIRFNDYESVRHLSYLERLNYFILSTKRNIYHSAITSPT, encoded by the coding sequence ATGATAACAGTTTTCTCAAACACATTCAATAATAAACAGTTTTCTCAAAAGGAATATTACAAATTTCTCAATTCAATTAATCCAAAAACAATACCTTGTCCGTGCTGTTCAAAAACAGATACACTGATTCGTTATGGATACTATCCGAAAACCATAATTACTGGGCGATTAACCATTGTCGTAGAAATCGCACGTTTCTTTTGTAATCAATGTAAGAGAACTCATGCAATAATACCAAGTAACTTACTTCCCTATTTTCAACTGTCTGTACCCACAATTGAAATAATATTAACCCATGAACTTGATAGCACGCTTTTAACTGATATTGATGAATCAACATATATTCGGATAAAAATACGTTTTAACGATTATGAATCGGTGAGACATTTAAGTTATTTGGAACGATTGAATTACTTCATATTATCCACAAAACGGAATATCTATCATTCCGCCATTACTTCACCAACATGA
- a CDS encoding ISL3 family transposase, with the protein MNANATLLSNEKILELFNLEHHQVQKIDIKGQSDALNVYITLQVEEQTCPICESKTSTIKDYSEKKLLHSLVTHIPCYIRYRARRYKCTTCNKCFFEHNPFAYRNMKITQLTVYNVLNDLKSPHETFTTVANRYRLSPTTVSSIFDSHVSVSRQKLPAYLLIDECYAYHSDRSDYVCVLIDAMTKNIVDILPSRKKQDLVAYFSQIPLEERKGVLGIGIDMWYSYRVVAKQFLPNAFISVDRFHVYSDLMKRIDSIRVDTMKKLKPPKNWKQTEDKVKRQEYYKRDQQYYLLKKFNWLLYKNPKATTTVKDKKYNIFDPNVPKQRNKKLGKFLNLYDIIDLILQTSNGLEDAYNMKFLLDQFFNESKAENAHENLNTLIRVMAQSRVASIVDFSRTLGKWKNEIVATFNKVEKCTKVTNKKTGETHYEVSITHINSALIENRNRIIKQIKNNASGYRNWERFRNRVLYVLNEDATYRINPIIKTTYDKGLS; encoded by the coding sequence ATGAACGCTAATGCCACTCTTTTAAGTAACGAAAAAATTCTTGAATTATTTAACTTAGAACACCATCAAGTCCAGAAGATTGATATCAAAGGTCAAAGTGACGCATTGAATGTGTACATTACGCTTCAGGTAGAGGAACAAACATGCCCAATTTGTGAAAGCAAAACATCCACAATCAAAGATTATTCTGAAAAGAAGCTTCTCCACTCACTGGTAACACATATACCCTGTTACATTCGTTACCGTGCACGACGTTATAAATGCACAACGTGTAATAAATGCTTTTTTGAACACAATCCATTTGCGTATCGAAATATGAAGATTACTCAGCTGACCGTATATAATGTCCTGAATGATCTTAAATCGCCACATGAAACGTTTACCACAGTTGCCAATAGATATCGGTTATCTCCCACTACAGTATCATCTATTTTCGATTCCCACGTTTCTGTCTCCAGACAAAAACTACCCGCTTATCTGCTTATTGATGAATGTTATGCGTACCACAGTGATCGCAGTGATTATGTATGCGTTCTTATTGATGCAATGACAAAGAATATCGTAGATATATTACCGTCCCGTAAGAAACAAGACTTAGTCGCGTATTTTAGCCAAATCCCCCTTGAAGAACGCAAAGGAGTCTTAGGTATTGGAATCGACATGTGGTATAGCTATAGAGTCGTCGCAAAACAATTCCTTCCAAACGCGTTTATCAGTGTTGATCGTTTTCATGTTTATAGTGATTTAATGAAACGTATCGACTCTATTAGGGTAGACACTATGAAGAAACTAAAACCTCCTAAGAACTGGAAGCAAACAGAAGATAAAGTCAAAAGACAAGAATATTATAAGCGTGACCAGCAATACTATCTGCTTAAAAAGTTCAACTGGTTACTCTATAAAAACCCCAAAGCAACAACCACAGTTAAAGATAAGAAATACAATATATTTGATCCAAATGTACCGAAACAACGCAATAAGAAATTGGGAAAGTTTCTAAACCTTTACGACATAATAGACCTAATTCTTCAAACGAGCAATGGCCTTGAAGATGCATATAACATGAAGTTCTTACTCGATCAATTCTTCAATGAATCAAAAGCTGAGAATGCACACGAGAATCTGAACACACTCATCAGAGTGATGGCTCAGAGTAGAGTTGCATCAATCGTTGATTTTAGCCGAACTTTAGGAAAGTGGAAAAATGAAATTGTCGCAACTTTCAATAAAGTAGAAAAATGCACAAAGGTCACAAATAAGAAAACAGGAGAAACCCATTATGAAGTTTCCATAACACACATAAACAGTGCGTTGATTGAGAATCGAAATCGCATAATCAAGCAAATAAAAAACAATGCAAGTGGCTATCGTAATTGGGAGCGGTTTAGGAATCGTGTGTTGTATGTGCTTAATGAAGACGCAACATATCGAATTAACCCAATAATTAAAACAACCTATGACAAAGGACTCTCTTAA
- a CDS encoding 2-hydroxyacid dehydrogenase: protein MKLLCYGVRRVERPFFEDLNARFNFDLVLTESMLNDETVHLAKGCDAVMLRGGCPGSRQNLQIYKDYGVQYVLTRTVGYNHIDLDAAKDLGLKVAYVPFYSPNAIAELALTFAMTLSRHVQYMGDKGKDGNLIIDEFMFSKEVRKSTVGIIGLGKIGFTAAQLFHGIGANVIGYDIVKKDYLGDVCTQVDLDTLLKESDIISMHMPYFKGSNDEFLNAEKIEKMKEGVILINTSRGELQKVEDILSYVESGKIQGYATDVLANETQYFNKLTRPEDFDVLLTRIQSLYPRVLVTPHIGSYTDEAVSNMVEYSYENLQEFIDTGKSKNQLV from the coding sequence ATGAAACTATTATGTTATGGTGTGAGACGTGTCGAAAGACCGTTCTTTGAAGATTTAAACGCACGCTTCAATTTTGATCTAGTGCTCACAGAATCCATGTTGAATGATGAGACAGTGCATCTTGCGAAAGGATGCGATGCTGTTATGCTTCGTGGTGGATGTCCAGGATCGCGTCAAAACCTTCAGATTTATAAAGATTATGGGGTACAGTATGTGTTGACACGTACTGTGGGTTATAACCATATTGACCTTGATGCTGCAAAAGATTTAGGACTTAAAGTAGCCTATGTACCCTTTTACTCACCCAATGCAATTGCAGAGCTTGCATTAACCTTTGCCATGACCTTATCACGTCATGTTCAATACATGGGGGATAAAGGAAAAGATGGAAACCTTATTATTGACGAGTTTATGTTTAGTAAGGAAGTTCGCAAATCTACCGTTGGAATCATCGGGTTAGGGAAAATTGGCTTCACTGCAGCCCAACTCTTCCATGGAATTGGTGCGAATGTGATTGGCTACGATATTGTAAAGAAGGATTATTTAGGAGATGTATGCACACAAGTTGATTTGGATACACTTCTCAAAGAATCGGATATTATCTCAATGCATATGCCATACTTTAAGGGTTCAAATGATGAATTCTTGAATGCAGAAAAAATTGAGAAAATGAAAGAGGGTGTGATTTTAATTAACACATCCCGCGGTGAGCTTCAAAAAGTTGAAGACATCTTATCTTATGTTGAATCAGGGAAGATTCAAGGCTATGCAACGGATGTTTTAGCAAATGAAACACAGTACTTCAATAAGCTAACACGCCCTGAAGACTTTGATGTGTTGTTGACGCGGATTCAATCGCTCTACCCACGGGTACTTGTTACACCACATATTGGGTCTTATACCGATGAAGCAGTCAGCAATATGGTTGAATACTCATATGAAAACTTACAAGAATTCATCGATACAGGGAAGTCAAAGAACCAACTTGTATAG
- a CDS encoding AEC family transporter, with amino-acid sequence MDIIKQVISDNNFLGAIFSTIAIILLGYYLRKTGKVTEQGPKALTAVLMNVALPALAFNAFMTNIGPETFTIGLNSFIFGFVAYVLLIVFSYIYVVKYKGDKLDAMRGLTIFGSTTFFGIPIISAFLGTEGTLYANLFNIAYRVFLYSYGFILFSGLKLEKKNLSQIILNPIILSTFLGFMIWMFQGSLPQVTIGSGDTAWTGAILRLDKTLPWFMSAVSYLGSLSSPLAWLAIGMTLAQISLADATKDIDVWVYSFVKLLVMPALMLVVMMVFKSMGFLALDYVAITGIVIMLATPPATVAVGYAINFDKEALFSSNASLISTVLSIVAIIFWLFVLTALHSAGIV; translated from the coding sequence ATGGATATTATCAAACAAGTTATCTCAGATAACAATTTTTTAGGCGCGATTTTTTCAACAATCGCCATTATCTTACTCGGGTATTACCTGAGAAAAACGGGGAAGGTTACAGAACAAGGGCCAAAGGCCTTAACCGCAGTATTAATGAATGTTGCCCTACCAGCACTTGCATTCAATGCATTTATGACCAATATTGGTCCTGAAACATTTACGATTGGACTCAACTCATTTATTTTTGGATTTGTAGCATATGTATTGCTGATTGTATTTTCATACATCTATGTGGTGAAATATAAAGGGGATAAACTTGATGCAATGCGTGGTCTCACGATTTTTGGATCCACAACATTCTTTGGGATTCCAATTATTTCAGCGTTCTTAGGGACTGAAGGAACCCTTTATGCAAACCTCTTTAACATTGCATACCGCGTGTTCTTATACTCGTATGGATTCATTCTTTTCTCTGGGTTGAAACTTGAAAAGAAAAACCTCAGTCAAATTATTTTAAATCCAATCATTCTAAGTACTTTCTTAGGATTTATGATTTGGATGTTCCAAGGAAGTTTACCACAAGTTACCATTGGCAGTGGTGATACTGCATGGACTGGTGCAATTTTACGTCTTGATAAGACACTCCCATGGTTTATGAGTGCTGTAAGCTATCTGGGTTCATTATCTTCACCACTAGCATGGCTTGCAATTGGGATGACGTTGGCACAAATCTCACTTGCTGATGCAACAAAAGACATTGATGTTTGGGTTTACTCATTTGTGAAACTTCTCGTCATGCCAGCCTTGATGCTTGTAGTCATGATGGTATTTAAGTCTATGGGATTTTTAGCCCTTGATTATGTTGCGATTACAGGTATTGTTATTATGCTTGCAACACCACCTGCAACCGTAGCGGTTGGGTATGCAATAAATTTTGATAAAGAAGCACTCTTCTCATCAAATGCATCACTCATCTCAACGGTATTATCGATTGTCGCAATTATTTTCTGGTTGTTTGTATTAACCGCACTTCACAGTGCAGGAATTGTATAA
- a CDS encoding HAAS signaling domain-containing protein, protein MMNHYIERYIADVVRRLPENQRKDVSLELNSLIEDMLEETDDVKTVLQTLGNPKDLASKYREKPRYLISPDIFDQYIDTLKLVVRIVLIVSSVIAGIVIVSDVIGAPLHTMDTQSLIVFIITRIFANLSVIISMSVTAIVGVTLVYAILEAHGPDLSHKEWSVDDLPPLEKENMKRISKGEVITEIVMTLFFVSILLAMVLNDMNIPLIIDGTIETYVFNLEVLHQYALLITLSASLDILSSVLKLAFDRYNFVVAISTLISNAFAMVVAVIVLLNSNLITPEFSQFLKTILPVQGISLTFAIIFAILCVISIYDIGSTFYYTIKNNRLTSKR, encoded by the coding sequence ATGATGAATCATTATATCGAACGTTATATTGCGGATGTAGTCCGTCGATTACCTGAAAATCAACGCAAGGATGTATCCTTGGAACTTAACTCATTAATTGAAGACATGCTAGAGGAAACGGATGATGTTAAGACGGTATTACAAACACTGGGGAATCCAAAAGATCTGGCATCAAAATATCGTGAAAAACCACGATATTTGATTTCGCCCGATATCTTTGATCAATACATAGATACATTGAAACTTGTTGTGCGAATTGTGTTGATTGTATCCAGTGTCATTGCTGGGATTGTGATTGTGAGTGATGTGATTGGTGCACCCCTTCATACGATGGACACTCAATCACTCATTGTCTTTATAATCACACGCATCTTTGCAAATCTATCCGTGATTATCTCAATGAGTGTAACCGCAATTGTTGGCGTTACGCTTGTATACGCAATCCTTGAAGCGCATGGACCTGACTTAAGCCACAAAGAATGGTCGGTTGATGATTTACCACCATTAGAAAAAGAAAACATGAAGAGGATCTCAAAAGGAGAGGTCATCACAGAGATCGTGATGACACTATTCTTTGTGAGTATCTTGCTTGCGATGGTGTTAAATGATATGAACATTCCACTCATCATCGATGGCACCATTGAAACCTATGTTTTTAACCTCGAGGTACTGCATCAGTATGCATTGCTGATTACCCTTAGTGCATCCTTGGATATCCTGTCTTCAGTGCTAAAGCTTGCTTTTGATCGCTATAATTTTGTTGTTGCCATCTCAACACTGATTTCAAATGCGTTTGCGATGGTTGTTGCAGTGATTGTATTGCTCAATTCGAATTTGATAACCCCTGAGTTTTCACAGTTTTTGAAGACCATCCTTCCAGTTCAAGGCATCTCATTAACCTTCGCGATTATCTTTGCCATCCTATGTGTTATATCAATCTATGATATTGGTTCAACATTTTATTACACCATCAAAAACAATCGATTGACCTCAAAGCGTTAA
- a CDS encoding PadR family transcriptional regulator, with protein MESQELIQSMVTELRRGTLTLVVLSQCNKPQYGYSLLQSLEEKGVVIDASTLYPMLRRLDKQNILKSEWDTQETRPRKYYVLSDLGQTVYEGLIKEWKKLNNELKFLEEEI; from the coding sequence ATGGAATCACAAGAACTTATCCAAAGTATGGTGACGGAATTGCGAAGGGGAACCTTAACCCTTGTGGTACTCAGTCAATGCAACAAACCGCAGTATGGGTATTCACTGCTACAAAGCTTAGAAGAAAAAGGGGTTGTGATTGACGCATCAACTTTGTATCCAATGTTACGCCGCCTTGACAAACAAAACATTTTAAAAAGCGAATGGGACACTCAGGAAACACGACCACGTAAGTATTATGTGTTGAGCGATCTGGGACAGACTGTTTATGAGGGACTAATCAAAGAATGGAAGAAACTAAACAATGAACTAAAGTTTCTAGAAGAGGAAATTTAA